The sequence below is a genomic window from Deinococcus sp. Marseille-Q6407.
CGCTGTGGGCAGGGTGGCAAAGGTCAGGTTCAGCTGCGACAGGTACGGCAACAGACCGGTCAGCCGGTCGGGGTTCAGGTCGGTCTCGATGTTCTTGCCGAACCCGGCAATCAGGGTGGGAATCAGCCGCAGTCCCTGCGGTGAGCGCAGCTTATTGATCAGCTGGGTGAGTGCTTGCTTCTGGTGGTCAATGCGGCCCCAGTCGTCTCCCACGCCCTTGCGGACCCGCAGGTACAGCGCGGCGGTGCGGCCGTCCAAATGCTGCTCGCCGGGCGGCAGGTCCAGGTGAATGCCGGCGGCCTTGTCTTCCCACTGAATCCCGCCGGGCGGCACCGTTACGTCCAGGCCGCCCAGCGCCCCAATCAGCTCGGCCACGTAATCCTCGTTCACGATCACATAAGCGTCCACCGGGCTGCCGGTGATTCGCTCTACCCCGCGGGTCAGGGCGTACGGGCCGCCGGCCCAGTACTGGTGGTTGATTTTCTGGTCGGTGGCGGAGCGGTCAGGGTCATAGTCGCCCACGTTGGTGTCGCGGGGGATGTTCAGCACTTCCACCCGGGGACCCGAGACCTTGATCAACATGATGGTGTCGGTGTTGATCTCCTGAAACAGGTTCTCGCGCTGGGTCTGGTCCTCGCAGCGCTGATAGTAGCCGCAGTAGGCCACGTCGCGTCCGGCCAGCAGAAAAGTAAATTCGGGGCGCTTGGCGGTTTCATAGCTGACCGCGCTGCTACTGCCAAAAGTCAGCCAGGCCGCCCCGCCCCACGACAGCGCGCCCAGCACCAGCCCACCGATTTGCAGGCCACGTAGCCATGACCGGCGCCGCTCAGCGGGAGTACGGCCGCTGCCCGGCGGGACAGGGGGGCGGCGCTGCGGCCGCTTCACGGAGCGGTTGTCCTGGCCCAGGCGGCGCTGCCCTCGTGTTCCAGCCAGTCGTACAGCTTCAGGGTGCGGGGGTGAACCTCGGTGCCCTTGCCCTGTAGGTAGTGCACCTTGGAACTGATGGCCAGCGCCAGGGCTGCCGGCAGGTCCCGGAAAGCCAGCTCGCGGATATCGCCGTTGACGCCCCGGCCGGGCTCAGAGACATCGGCTATATAAACGCAGGCGGCGATGGCATGGCCCGGGCGGGGGCCGGTCACGTGGTCTTCCACAGCTTCCAGCACTGTCTGGTCGGGGAAATTCAGCGCTTCGAGGACGTTGCGGGCGGCGCGGCCGTGCAGGGCCAGCGGCCAGCGGCGGTCCAGGTCGCACTCAGGCGGGGCCAGCCGCAGCAAGTCGTCGTTGCTGAGGTCACGGGCCAGGTCGTGCAGGATGCCGGCGGCGTAGGCCCGGCGGGTGTCCAGCCCCGCCGCGTAAGCGATCTGCGCCGAAAGCAGCGCCACCCGCTTGACGTGCGCCCAGCGGGCCGGGGTAACGCGCGACTGCACTTCCTGGGCCCAGCGGGGCCAGTCGGCCCTCATCCAGTCGGGAAGAGCTTCGCCCTGAGTGGTGACCTGCCCGGCGAGGTTATCCGGTAGAGGCAGTTCGCCCAGGTCGCTGCACAGCGGGAGTTCTCCGCTCTGACTTGCTTCAGGTGCCTGAGGCTGCGTGATCAGCAGGGAAAAAGGCATCATCCGGCGTGGGGGGCGGAGCCATCAGGGCGCGGGGCAGAGGTCGGCACGGTGGAGCAGGGGCGGGGGGGAGGCGCTAACCGCAACATGGCAGCCACTATAACGCCGCCGCCTGCTCCGAAGATTTCTGCACCCCACAAAGGCGGGCAGCAGGATTGCCACTCGGCGACTCAGGGCCCACTGGTGGCTGTGCCTCCCGGTGCCGTGCTGGTCCCGGAGGTGGCCGTCTGTGAAGCTGCTTCAGCTGCTTCAGCGGCACGCACCTGCAGCTTGACCGTCACCCGGTCCAGCACCTGGACGCCTTCGGGTGGCAGCAGCCGCACCTCGGTCTGGTAGGTGCCGGCGTGATAGTCAGGGGTGCCGGAGATTTCGGTCAGGGTGTCCAGCGTCTTGCCCGGCCCGATCACCCGCACCTGCGCAGGGCTGAGGGCAGACGATACCAGCTGCAGCCCGGCGGGCGGCGCAGTCAGCCGCACCGGCAGGGTGCGGGCCGGTGGCTGCCCGGCGTCCAGGCGGGTCAGCTCGGCAGTGGCCGGGGAGAGGGTCACGTCCTGCACCGGTTGGCCAGCGCTGTTGAGGGCCAGCAGATTGACCGTACGGCTCTGGCCCGGTTCCAGGTTCACCGGCGCGTAACTCAGCTGTTCGATCTCGTTTACGGTGCGGCTGGGGCCACTGACCGTGACCTCGGCCGGCTGCACCTGATAGCTGGGCATCAGGGTGCTGCCCGGCGCATATACCGTCACCGTGACCGGCAGAGTGCGGGTCTGCACGGTGTCCACCAGGCCCTGTACCCGGTCGGGCGTGGTGCGCACCACCGTGGTGTTGTCGGGTGCGGCCACCGTCACGGCGGTGTTGAAGGTGCCTTCGGGCAGGCCGGTCACATCGGTCACCGCCTCGATCCGGTCGCCGCGCAGTTCCCGCAACCGTTCGGGGCGGCCGCTCAGGGTCACCTTGATGGTGCTCGGCGACAGGCCACTGACTGCCCGCTTCTCGCCGGCGCCCTCACCCGTATTGTCGCGCACGTTGACCGGCACGTCGTAGGTCTGCTCAATGATGGCGCGGCGGTCCTCCGAAGCGGCGTACCACAGCACACAGGCGGCCACGAAGGCCAACAGCTTGGCGCCCCAGTCACGGGTCAGGCTGCGGCGCAGCGACTCGCGGGCCTGCTGCCGGTTTGGTGGGCTGCCGGGCGCAGGCGGCGGCACGGATCCGGGCGCGGTCATGGCTGCTCCTTGGCGGGTGTGGAGGTGGGCGCGGGGTCAGCAGCCTGCGGCGTTGTACCTGAGCCAGAGGCCGCTGGGGTCGGGGGGCGGTTGATAGGGGGGGCCGGCTGCACTGCCGGCACGGCACTTTCCGGCGCGGCTGAAACCGGCGCCACTTCTGACTCGGTGCTGGGCATGGTGGCTGTGTTGCCGTCTGCAGGCTCGCTGCCGGCCGCCTCGGTGCTCGCCTCAGGCGGGGTGCCAAAGTGGCTCAGCGACTGCACTTCGCGGTCATAGACCAGCACCCGTAGTTGCTCGCGCAGTTCGGTGGTGTTCAGGTCGGGGCCCAGCCGGCCCGACAGCGCGATACGCATAGAGCCGCGTTCCTCACTGACCACCAGCACCACGGCATCGGAGACTTCCGAGAGGCCGATGGCGGCGCGGTGCCGGGTGCCGTAGCGGCGGTAGGTGCCGTCGCTGGCCTGCAGCGGAAAGAGGCAGCCGGCGGCCACCACCCGGCTGCCGCGAATAATCACGCCGCCGTCGTGCAGCGGGGCGTTGCGGGCAAAAAGGGCTTCCAGAAACGGCACGCTGACCCGGGCGTCCAGCTCCACGCCGCTGGCGGCCGTCTCGCCCAGCGGCGTGCTGCGCTCAATGGCGATCAGGGCGCCGATTTTGCGCTCGGCCAGGCGTTCCATGGCCCGCGAAATGTCCTGCAGCACTGCGCCGCTGCCGTCGTCCTCGCGCACCCGTGGGCGGCCGATGCGCTCCAGCGCGGCCCGCAGCTCCGGCTGAAACAGCACCACCAGCGCGAAAATCCCGATGGTCCCCACTTGCCCCAGCAGGCTGCTGAGCGCCACCAGCCCCAGCAGCTGCGCCACGAACCACACCACCAGGAACACAGCAATGCCCCGCACCAGGTTCACCGCGCGGGTGCCGGCCACCAGCCGGTACCCCTGATACAGCACGAAAGTGACCAGAGCGATGTCGACCAGATCCAGCAGGCCGACCGAGGGCAGAAATTCTTGCAGGAAGTTCAAGGGAGTGGCGCGGGGTCCTTTCTGGGCGGTCTGAGGGCCGGCTGCGGGCGGCGTTTGGGTAAAAGCAGGTCTGAGCAGCGGGCCAGGGACGAGCGGGAAGTTCTGCTGCCCACTATACAGAGGCCGCATGAGCAGAATTCTTGCAGGAGGGCACCGCCGCTGCTGGCTGGCGGCCCGCCACACCGCTGGCGTCCGGCGCTACAGTGAGCGCATGACAGACCTGATTCCAGTCATCAGTGACCTCTCGAAAAAGACCGATACCAAGATCGTGCTGGTCGTGCTGGACGGCGTGGGCGGCCTGCCCATGACGCCCGGTGGCCCCACCGAACTGGAAGCGGCCAAGACCCCTTTCCTGGACGCGCTGGCGGCGCAGAGCCAGCTGGGTCAGCTGGAGCTGGTGGGCCCCGGGATCACCCCCGGCAGCGGCCCCGGGCACCTCAGCCTGTTCGGGTATGAACCGCTGCAGTACACTGTGGGGCGCGGCGCCCTGAGCGCGGTGGGCATCGGCGTGAAGCTGAATGCCGGCGACGTGGCCGTGCGCGGCAACTTCGCCACCCTGGCCCCGGACCGCATCATTCTGGACCGCCGCGCCGGGCGGCCTTCGACCGAGAAGAACGAGGAAATCGTGGCGAAGCTGCGGGCGGCCATCACCGAGATCGACGCCACCCCGGTGGAGATCTACACCGAATCCGAGCACCGCTTCGTGGTGGTGTTCCGTGCCGGCACCGAGCCGTTGGGCGCCAATATCAGCGACGTGGACCCGCAGGTGACCGGCGTGGCTCCCCGCATCGCCCAGGCCGACGATGAAGCCAGCCAGAAGACCGCTAACCTGGTCAACCAGTTTGTGGAGCGTGCCGAGGCTGCGCTGCAGGGCGAACCACAGGTGAACGGTGTGCTGTTCCGCGGCTACAGCGACGTGCCCCACTTCCCGCAGTTCAATGACGTCTACAAGCTGACTGCCGCCTGCATCGCCGCCTACCCGATGTACAAGGGCCTGGCCAGCCTGGTGGGCATGAACGTGCTGGACGTGGAAAGCGTGGAAGACGCCCCCGAAGGCAAGCTGGAAGCCCTCAAGCGCGAGTGGGACAACTACGACTTTTTCTTCTTCCACGTCAAGAAGACCGACTCGACCGGCGAGGACGGCAACTTTGACGCTAAGGTGAAGAAGATCGAGCTGTTTGATTCCATCCTGCCTGAAATCCTGGCCCTGAATCCCGACGTGCTGGCCGTGGTGGGCGATCACTCTACCCCCAGCAAGCTCAAGAGCCACTCCTGGCACCCGGTGCCTGTGCTGATTCACGGCTCGCACGGCCGCAACGACGATGCCCTGCGCTTTACCGAAAAGGAAGCCGCCAAGGGCAGCCTGGGCCTGCGCCACGGCACCGCACTGATGCCACTCCTGATGGCCAACGCGCTGAAGCTGGAAAAATACGGCGCCTGAGCTGCGCCTGCCGGCCTGAGCACCGGCACAGCCGCAAAGGAAAAGACCACGGGTTTGCCCCGTGGTTTTTTGTGATGCCGGAGCAGAGAGCGGCGGCGGTTAGCTCGCCCCCAGCATCTGCCCCTGGTCGTCCAGTTCGGGGTAGGCGCGGCCCTGTTCGTCGTAGGTTTCGGCCAGGTCCGGGTAAGCCCACTGAAAGGCGGTCCGGCGTAAGTCCTCTTCGCTCAGCTGTGGCTGGGCATACATGCCGGCTTCCAGCCGCTGCCGCTGCGCCTCAAATAGGATGGTGGCGGCGGCCACCGAGACGTTGAGGCTCTGCACCATTCCCATCATCGGAATCACGATGTTGGCGTCGGCGGCCTCGGCAGCGGCGTCGCTCACGCCAAATTTCTCGGCCCCCAGCAGCACGCAGGTGGGGCGGGTGTAGTCGGGCTCGCGGTAGTCCACCGAGCGCTGCGAGAGGTGGGTGGCCAGCACCTGCACCCCCTGGCCCTGCAGCTCGCGGATGGCGTCCAGCGCCGAGGCGTGCTGCTGCACAGTCACCCACTTGTGGGCGCTGCCGGAACTGGCTTCAAACATCCGCGAGCGAAAGGACCCCAGGCTCAGGCTCTTGGGCGGCACGGCGTGGGCGGTCATGGCCCCCACCGCGTCACAGGTGCGCAGGATGGCGCTGAGGTTATGAGGCTTGTTGACCTCGTCCATCAGCACGCTGAGGGTGGGCTGGCGCAGGCGCAGGACACGCAGGATCTTGGCGTAACGTTCGGGCGTCATCACCTTCCAGCATACGGGGTGCCGCCCTTCCCCCCGGCTTACTCGCCCGGCAGGCGGCGCACCGGCAGCTGCACCCAGCCCCGGCGCGACACGATTCGCAGCAGCAGCACGGTGGCGATGCCGGCCAGCTGTGCACCCACCATACCCAGCAGCGGCACGGTCAGGTACACGGCCGCCGCGCCCAGCGCCGCCGCCGTGGCATACAGCTGGTCACGGCGGTACATCACTTCCGGCACCTCGTTGGCGATCAGGTCGCGGATGATGCCGCCGCCCACCCCGCTCAGCATGCCCGCAAAGGTCACGCCCAGCGGCCCCAGGCCCAGCGCCAGTGCACCCAGCGCCCCGGACGAGGCGAACACCGCCAGCCCGATCGAGTCGAAAATCTGAATGGTGCGCTCGAAGCGGGCCAGCCGCTCCCCGAAGGCGAAGGCCAGCAGGCCGCCGCCCAGCGAGAGCCAGGCATACAGCTCATCGCGTAGGAAAAGCGGCGGAGTCTGTCCGGTCAGGGTGTCGCGCACCGCGCCCCCGCCCACCGCCGTCACCGCGCCCAGCACCAGCACCCCAAAAATATCGAAACGCTTGCGCACGGCCAGCAGCGCCCCCGACATCGCAAAAGCCAGGGTGCCCAGCAGGTCGAAGATACGTAGCCCCGACTGCAACTGGGTCAGTGGGACGCCGGGCAGCAGCGAGAGGTCAGGCATGGGTGCCCAGCTTCCGTAGCCGCCGGCCTCTGCCTGAGCCCCACATGCCAGCCATCACTCCAGGTCGAAGTCGTCGGGCCACTCGGCGTTGGTAAAGACGTTCTGTACGTCGTCCAGCTCTTCCAGGGCGTCCACGATCCGCAGCAGCTTGGCGGCGTCTTCGCTGCTGACCGCCACCGTGTTGCTGGGAATGCGGCTCAGCGAGGCGTTCTCGGTGCTGAAGCCCGCCGAGGCCAGGCCGTCTTGCACCGCATACAGCTCGGTGGGGTCGGTGGTGATTTCCAGGCCGTCGTCAGAGACCTGCAGGTCCTCAGCGCCGTGTTCAATGGCGGCTTCCTGCGCGGCTTCCGAGGCGTCAGGCAGCACGATCACACCTTTTTTCTCGAACTGCCAGGCCACGCTGCCGGAGTTGCCCAGCGACCCGCCGCGCTTGTTGAACACGGCGCGCACGTCGGCCACCGTGCGGTTCACGTTGTCGGTCAGGGCTTCGATATAGATGGCGGTGCCGCCGGGGCCGTAGCCCTCGTAGGTCACTTCCTTGAAGTCCTGCGCCGAGTCGGCGCTGCCGGCCGCGCGCTTGATGGCGCCGTTGATGTTGTCCACCGGCACGGTGTCGGCCTTGGCCGCCGCAATAGCGTTTTTCAGGGCCAGGTTGCCGCTGGGATCTTCACTGCCGCCCGAGCGCACCGCCGCCGTAATGGCACGCAGGTGCTTGGAGATGATGGCGCTGCGCTTCTTGTCGTTGGCGCCTTTTTTCCGCTTGATCTGAGACCATTTGTTGTGACCAGCCATTGTTCAGTTTGCTCCTTGAGGTGAAGGCGGCCGCGCGCGTGGCCCCGTGTGCTTTTTGCCCAGCCTGGCCTGGGGCCTGATACAGCTGCGCTGCATAACCCGGCACAGCTGCGCGCGGCCGTGGGACGCGGGGCCCATTGTAACGCGGCGGGCGGGCGGGTCGCAGGTTGCTGTTACCGGCGGCCCCGGGGTGCAGAATGTCCGCATGACCAGCCAAACCCCGCCCTGGACTGAACGCCTGCGGACCGCCAACGGAGTCCGGCTGCACTGCCTGGAAGCCGGTCCCGAAGATGGCCCGCTGACGGTACTGCTGCACGGTTTTCCCGAGGACAGCCGCGCCTGGAAACATCAGATTGGCCCGCTGGCCCGCGCCGGCTTCCGGGTGGTGGCCCCCGACATGCGTGGCTATCAGCTTAGCGACAAGCCGGCCGGGGTGGAAGCCTACCAGATCGATCACCTGATTGATGATGTGGTGGCGCTGATTCACTCGCTGGGCCATGACCGCGCCCATGTGGTGGGGCACGACTGGGGCGGCATCGTCGCCTGGGCCGTGGCGATCCGCAACCCCGAGGTGGTGGACCGCCTGGTGATTCTCAACTCGCCGCACCCGGCCGCCGCCCGCCGCGAGCTGCATGGCCTCAAGCAGAAGAAGCGCTCTTGGTACGTGGGCTTTTTCCAGCTGCCCTGGCTGCCGGAAAAAGTGCTGCCTTCGCTGGGCCGTAAGGCTCTGGAAGGTGCGCGGCCCGGCAGCTTCAGCCCGGCGGACCTGGCCGGTTATCAGGCGGCCTGGGCGCTGCCCGGCGCCGCCACATCCATGATCAACTACTACCGCGCGCTGATCCGCTTTGGCAATGTCAGGGGCACCCAGGTGCAGGCGCCCACGCTGCTGATGTGGGGTATGCAGGACACCGCTCTGGTCCCCGAGCTGACCGAGGGTCTGGAACCCTGGGTGCCGGACCTGCGGGTGGTGCGTTTCCCGCAGGCCACCCACTGGGTGCTGCGCGATGAAGCGGTGCGTGTCAGCAACCTGCTGACCGAGTTCCTGAGCTGAGGCCTGGAGTCAGCTCAACAGAGATCAACAAACCAGAGAACAGCAAAAAGCAGACCGGCGCGGCTTTCAGAGAGCCGTCGCCGGTCTGTGTTCTGGCGGGTCTGGGTCTAGGTTCAGTCGCCGCGGTCAATCAGCGCTGCAGGGTCGGCTTCGGTACTCAGCTCCGGCTCGTGCTCTTCGGTGCGGATGCTCAGGTATGCGCGCTCCTCGGTAGGAGAGCGGCTGTCGCGTTCCTCGCGGCGCGGGCCGGTGTTCACGCCGCTGATCAGCAGGCTGCCGTTGTCCAGGCCTTCTTCGGGCCGGCCCTGCTCCACCGGCGTGCCGGTCCGGGGAGCGTACTCGTTGGGCAGGCCGCCCTGTTCGGTCGGGGGCTGGGCCGGGTCGCGCTTGTCGCTCATGTCTGGCAGCATAGCTCAGGGTCTCAGCGGGTCAGCGCTTCCTGCAACGCTTCAGCAAAAGCGTCCTCATCATCCAGCCAGGGGTAGTGGCCGCTGTCCAGCACCGTCAGGTCGGCGTCCCCGAGGTCCTGCAGCCAGTCGGTCTGCTCAGGGTATGAGCTGCGGTCATGTACCCCGGCAATCACAAAGATGGGCCGGGTGATGTCCTGCAAGAAGGGCGGGTACTCGAATTCCCACAGGCCCTGATACACCAGTGCCTCGCCCACTTCGGCGCGGCCGGTCAGCTGGCCCTCGGCGTCCACGAACTCCAGCCGCATCCGGGCCTGTGGGTCGGGGAACTGCAGGGCGTTCAGCAGGTCGCGGGCGTTCAGCAGGTCAAAAGCCGCCTGTACCCGCGCCCCGCCTACCGCCGGGTATTCGTCCTCCGGAGTCTGGGCGCGGATTTCTTCGGCCGGGTCGTTCAGCGGCTGATCTTTCAGGGCGCTGGCTTCGGCCAGCAGGGTCAGGGCCAGCTGCGGAAAGTGTACCCAGGGATTGACCGTCACCACCCGCGCCGTGTGCTGCGGGTAGCGCCGGGCGTATTCCAGGGCAATCAGGGCGCCAAAGCCGTGGCCCAGCGGAATGATCTGCTCCAGTTCCAGATGCTGGCGCAGGGCTTCAAGGTCCTCGACCAGGGTATCGAGGTCCAGCTGGTCACCCTGTTCGGTGTCTTCCAGCGGGGCGCTGCGGCCACAGCCGCGCTGGTCCAGGTAAATGGCCGGCCAGTCCAGCTGCTCAAGCCGCTCACCGAAAATCTCCTGAAAGGAAAAGCTGTTGTAGCCGGGTCCGCCGTGCAGGAACACCACCGGGGGCCGCTCAGGGTTGCCCGGCTGCTGGGCAAAATAGAGCTCGGCGCCGTTGAGCACTGCGGTGCTGCCGTCTGCCGCGGAATCTGCGAAGAAATCGGTCATGCGGGCAGTCTAGAGTGCGGCGCTTCCGGGAGAGCTCACGCAGCCGGCGGCCACTGGCGCCGGGCACCGTGCAGCAGCATAAAGAGACTTTAAAACTGAGCGTGGTTACTCTTGTTCCGACCTCGTTAGACTTATTTCACATTTTCATGAGTGACGCCGGTCCCCGGGCTGTCCGGACGCTGGCCGGCAGCCGGCAGGGCCGTAGGAGCGCGGAGGGAGAGTAGGCATGGAGCAGTGCATTTTGGTGATTGAGGACAATCCCGACATCAGCCGGGTGGTGCAGTATGAACTGGAGCAGGCCGGTTTCGAGGCCCTGACGGCGGCCGATGGCATCAGTGGGCTGACGCTGGCCCGCGAGGAGCACCCCGATCTGGTGATTCTGGACCTGGGTCTGCCCGATCTGGACGGTGCCGAGGTGACCCGCCGCCTGCGCAAGAACAGCTCAATGCCCATCATTATCCTGACCGCCATGGACGCGCTGGACCGCAAGGTGGCCTTGCTGGAAGCCGGTGCCGACGACTACCTGACCAAGCCCTTTTACCCTGAGGAACTGGTGGCGCGGGTCAAGGTGCAGCTGCGCCATCAGCAACACGGTGACGTGATCCGAGTGGGCGATATGGAAATCCATCCCCAGAAGCGGCTGTGTTATTTCAAGGGCCACGAGGTGCGGCTCTCGCCCCGCGAGTTCGACCTGCTCACTTTCCTGGCGCGTCAGCCGGGCCGAGTTTATTCCCGCGCCGAGATTGAGCGCGAGGTCTGGAGCGGCGACCTGCCCAGCAATTCCAACGTGGTAGACGTTCACATGGCCAACATGCGTTCCAAACTGCGCGACCTCGACGGCTACGGCCTGATTCGCACGGTGCGCGGCATCGGGTACGCCCTCAAGACGCCCTAGGCGTTTTCTCTAGACTGCCGAGATGACCTCCGGGGCCAACACCACCCTGACCGCGCTGCCCAGTTTTCAGGTGGGCCACTGGACCGACCCGGTGGGCCGCACCGGCTGCACGGTGATTCTCTGCCCGCCGCAGGGCGCGGTGGCCTCTGCCAGTTTTCTGGGTCCCAGCCCCGGCACCCGTGAGGGCGTCCTGCTGGCGCCCGAAAAAGCGGTAGAGCGGGTGCACGCCGTAGTGCTGACCGGCCGGCGGCAGTGCCTTTGGGCTGGCGGCCGCCGACGGCGTGATGCGCGAGCTGGAAAGCTGGGGCCGGGGAGTGGACACAGGATTTGCGCGGGTGCCGATCGTGCCTGCGGCCGTGATTTACGACCTGGGCTGCGGCGACCCGCAGGCCCGCCCCACCGCTGAAGCGGGCCGCGCCGCGCTGCTGGCGGCCAGCGCTGACCCGGTGCCCTGCGGCCGGGTGGGAGCCGGCGCCGGCGCCACCATCGGCAAATGGCGTGGTCCGGACGGCACCCGGCCCGGCGGCCTGGGCAGTGTTTTTCTGGAAGAGGGTGGCACCGGAGTGGGCGTGCTGGCGGTGGTCAACCCGGTGGGCGATGTGCTGGACGAACAGGGGCAACCGCTGGGACAGGCCCCGGACTGGCCGGCGTTTCTGCAGGCCCCGGCCACCCCGGTGCAGAACACCACCCTGCTGGCCGTCGTCACCGAGCATGCGCTGACCAAGGCGGAATGCCGACGGCTGGCCGATACCGCCTGCGCGGCACTGGCTCGGGTCATCGCTCCCAGCCACACCGGCTGGGACGGCGATACGGCGTTTATGCTCAGCAGCGGTACCCAGCCGCCCGCTGACCCTTTGCAGCTGGCCGACCTGACCGGCCGGGCAGTGGCCGCGGCGGTCAGGTCGGCCGCGCAGCTGGGGCTGGCCGCTTCAGACTGATCTGGAACTGACTTTGTCTGAAGACTTCCTCACGCGACCGTCAGGGGAGGGACAGCCGGGGCCTTTAGGCTGGGGCTATGAAACGGACCCGTCTGACTTCACTGGCCCTGGTGCTGAGCGCCGGCCTGATGCTGGGCCTGGGCACACAGGCTGAGGCCCAGACCTTCAAACTGTCGCCTGGGCTGCAGAAAAAGCTCCAGGCTGGTGACCAGGAACCTGTCGGCGTCATCGTGCGCTTCGAGTTTGCCAACAACGAGCGTGGTCGCCAGAACCTGGGGCAG
It includes:
- a CDS encoding LCP family protein translates to MKRPQRRPPVPPGSGRTPAERRRSWLRGLQIGGLVLGALSWGGAAWLTFGSSSAVSYETAKRPEFTFLLAGRDVAYCGYYQRCEDQTQRENLFQEINTDTIMLIKVSGPRVEVLNIPRDTNVGDYDPDRSATDQKINHQYWAGGPYALTRGVERITGSPVDAYVIVNEDYVAELIGALGGLDVTVPPGGIQWEDKAAGIHLDLPPGEQHLDGRTAALYLRVRKGVGDDWGRIDHQKQALTQLINKLRSPQGLRLIPTLIAGFGKNIETDLNPDRLTGLLPYLSQLNLTFATLPTAAIPGSYNLAVDRAALSRVWDNPSLQAERQAAQQAEAASGTTAAAEGNETSTETGEENAGADPDGAALAEVPVTIHDGSGALMGPALARSLWQVGYSNIQLVLEPSDPMSSQVLTLDAPEEASALAQQLGLPRLQGERFELRSGEVAVWLGNDARSQLAALLPLRRPGDGRQLGLSDHDTAALLQDSPAP
- the yqeK gene encoding bis(5'-nucleosyl)-tetraphosphatase (symmetrical) YqeK: MMPFSLLITQPQAPEASQSGELPLCSDLGELPLPDNLAGQVTTQGEALPDWMRADWPRWAQEVQSRVTPARWAHVKRVALLSAQIAYAAGLDTRRAYAAGILHDLARDLSNDDLLRLAPPECDLDRRWPLALHGRAARNVLEALNFPDQTVLEAVEDHVTGPRPGHAIAACVYIADVSEPGRGVNGDIRELAFRDLPAALALAISSKVHYLQGKGTEVHPRTLKLYDWLEHEGSAAWARTTAP
- a CDS encoding YbbR-like domain-containing protein, with product MTAPGSVPPPAPGSPPNRQQARESLRRSLTRDWGAKLLAFVAACVLWYAASEDRRAIIEQTYDVPVNVRDNTGEGAGEKRAVSGLSPSTIKVTLSGRPERLRELRGDRIEAVTDVTGLPEGTFNTAVTVAAPDNTTVVRTTPDRVQGLVDTVQTRTLPVTVTVYAPGSTLMPSYQVQPAEVTVSGPSRTVNEIEQLSYAPVNLEPGQSRTVNLLALNSAGQPVQDVTLSPATAELTRLDAGQPPARTLPVRLTAPPAGLQLVSSALSPAQVRVIGPGKTLDTLTEISGTPDYHAGTYQTEVRLLPPEGVQVLDRVTVKLQVRAAEAAEAASQTATSGTSTAPGGTATSGP
- the cdaA gene encoding diadenylate cyclase CdaA, translating into MNFLQEFLPSVGLLDLVDIALVTFVLYQGYRLVAGTRAVNLVRGIAVFLVVWFVAQLLGLVALSSLLGQVGTIGIFALVVLFQPELRAALERIGRPRVREDDGSGAVLQDISRAMERLAERKIGALIAIERSTPLGETAASGVELDARVSVPFLEALFARNAPLHDGGVIIRGSRVVAAGCLFPLQASDGTYRRYGTRHRAAIGLSEVSDAVVLVVSEERGSMRIALSGRLGPDLNTTELREQLRVLVYDREVQSLSHFGTPPEASTEAAGSEPADGNTATMPSTESEVAPVSAAPESAVPAVQPAPPINRPPTPAASGSGTTPQAADPAPTSTPAKEQP
- a CDS encoding 2,3-bisphosphoglycerate-independent phosphoglycerate mutase — protein: MTDLIPVISDLSKKTDTKIVLVVLDGVGGLPMTPGGPTELEAAKTPFLDALAAQSQLGQLELVGPGITPGSGPGHLSLFGYEPLQYTVGRGALSAVGIGVKLNAGDVAVRGNFATLAPDRIILDRRAGRPSTEKNEEIVAKLRAAITEIDATPVEIYTESEHRFVVVFRAGTEPLGANISDVDPQVTGVAPRIAQADDEASQKTANLVNQFVERAEAALQGEPQVNGVLFRGYSDVPHFPQFNDVYKLTAACIAAYPMYKGLASLVGMNVLDVESVEDAPEGKLEALKREWDNYDFFFFHVKKTDSTGEDGNFDAKVKKIELFDSILPEILALNPDVLAVVGDHSTPSKLKSHSWHPVPVLIHGSHGRNDDALRFTEKEAAKGSLGLRHGTALMPLLMANALKLEKYGA
- the trmH gene encoding tRNA (guanosine(18)-2'-O)-methyltransferase TrmH, which gives rise to MTPERYAKILRVLRLRQPTLSVLMDEVNKPHNLSAILRTCDAVGAMTAHAVPPKSLSLGSFRSRMFEASSGSAHKWVTVQQHASALDAIRELQGQGVQVLATHLSQRSVDYREPDYTRPTCVLLGAEKFGVSDAAAEAADANIVIPMMGMVQSLNVSVAAATILFEAQRQRLEAGMYAQPQLSEEDLRRTAFQWAYPDLAETYDEQGRAYPELDDQGQMLGAS
- a CDS encoding trimeric intracellular cation channel family protein, which codes for MPDLSLLPGVPLTQLQSGLRIFDLLGTLAFAMSGALLAVRKRFDIFGVLVLGAVTAVGGGAVRDTLTGQTPPLFLRDELYAWLSLGGGLLAFAFGERLARFERTIQIFDSIGLAVFASSGALGALALGLGPLGVTFAGMLSGVGGGIIRDLIANEVPEVMYRRDQLYATAAALGAAAVYLTVPLLGMVGAQLAGIATVLLLRIVSRRGWVQLPVRRLPGE
- a CDS encoding YebC/PmpR family DNA-binding transcriptional regulator, which produces MAGHNKWSQIKRKKGANDKKRSAIISKHLRAITAAVRSGGSEDPSGNLALKNAIAAAKADTVPVDNINGAIKRAAGSADSAQDFKEVTYEGYGPGGTAIYIEALTDNVNRTVADVRAVFNKRGGSLGNSGSVAWQFEKKGVIVLPDASEAAQEAAIEHGAEDLQVSDDGLEITTDPTELYAVQDGLASAGFSTENASLSRIPSNTVAVSSEDAAKLLRIVDALEELDDVQNVFTNAEWPDDFDLE
- a CDS encoding alpha/beta fold hydrolase, with the protein product MTSQTPPWTERLRTANGVRLHCLEAGPEDGPLTVLLHGFPEDSRAWKHQIGPLARAGFRVVAPDMRGYQLSDKPAGVEAYQIDHLIDDVVALIHSLGHDRAHVVGHDWGGIVAWAVAIRNPEVVDRLVILNSPHPAAARRELHGLKQKKRSWYVGFFQLPWLPEKVLPSLGRKALEGARPGSFSPADLAGYQAAWALPGAATSMINYYRALIRFGNVRGTQVQAPTLLMWGMQDTALVPELTEGLEPWVPDLRVVRFPQATHWVLRDEAVRVSNLLTEFLS
- a CDS encoding alpha/beta fold hydrolase encodes the protein MTDFFADSAADGSTAVLNGAELYFAQQPGNPERPPVVFLHGGPGYNSFSFQEIFGERLEQLDWPAIYLDQRGCGRSAPLEDTEQGDQLDLDTLVEDLEALRQHLELEQIIPLGHGFGALIALEYARRYPQHTARVVTVNPWVHFPQLALTLLAEASALKDQPLNDPAEEIRAQTPEDEYPAVGGARVQAAFDLLNARDLLNALQFPDPQARMRLEFVDAEGQLTGRAEVGEALVYQGLWEFEYPPFLQDITRPIFVIAGVHDRSSYPEQTDWLQDLGDADLTVLDSGHYPWLDDEDAFAEALQEALTR